One segment of Candidatus Paceibacterota bacterium DNA contains the following:
- a CDS encoding type II secretion system F family protein, with protein MNKIFDKLINFKKIRRQKIKISLPEQISFASRLSYLLDSGIPILESIRILEVKTKSKRVKDFYKKISEEISLGRSLSQSLRPYFDGFALSVIEIGQQGGFLGSNLKYLAEELKKKKELRKGAIQALVYPSFIALSTLGIIIFLSMYIFPKILPVISGLNIKLPLSTRAVIFFSDFLSQTWFYFLILIVLFTTLFFWVLKKNDKFKFFVHKKIFRIPFWGGIYRDCLLAGFCRTFGMLLQAGLSVDRALEISESATSNLFLQSKICEIRSGVCRGVSLSSFLFADSKFFPSDISEMSAVGERTGNLASVFISLGDFYSEQFSDQIKRISSVIEPGLLVVAGLLVGFVAVSIISPVYEITKSFHQR; from the coding sequence ATGAATAAAATCTTTGATAAGTTAATAAATTTTAAAAAGATTCGTCGGCAAAAAATCAAAATCAGTTTGCCAGAGCAAATTAGTTTCGCCAGTCGACTTTCCTATCTTCTGGATTCCGGAATTCCAATTTTAGAATCTATCAGAATTCTTGAAGTCAAAACTAAAAGTAAGCGGGTTAAAGATTTTTATAAAAAGATTTCCGAAGAAATCTCTTTGGGTCGGTCTTTGTCGCAAAGCTTGAGGCCGTATTTTGACGGCTTTGCTTTGAGTGTTATAGAGATTGGTCAGCAGGGCGGGTTTCTGGGCAGTAATTTGAAATATTTGGCGGAGGAGTTAAAAAAGAAAAAAGAATTGCGGAAAGGGGCGATTCAAGCCCTCGTTTACCCTTCTTTTATCGCTCTTTCAACCTTGGGAATCATTATTTTTTTGTCAATGTATATTTTCCCAAAAATTCTACCTGTTATTTCCGGGCTCAATATAAAATTACCGCTTAGTACTCGTGCTGTTATATTTTTTAGTGATTTTTTAAGTCAGACATGGTTTTACTTCCTGATTCTTATTGTGCTTTTCACAACTCTGTTTTTTTGGGTGCTCAAAAAAAACGATAAGTTTAAGTTTTTTGTCCACAAAAAGATTTTTCGAATCCCTTTTTGGGGTGGAATTTACCGAGACTGTCTGCTGGCAGGTTTCTGCCGAACTTTTGGAATGTTGCTACAGGCCGGTCTATCTGTGGATCGGGCGCTGGAGATTTCTGAATCGGCTACTAGCAATCTTTTTCTTCAGTCAAAAATTTGTGAAATTCGTTCTGGTGTTTGTCGTGGTGTCAGTCTCTCTAGCTTTCTGTTTGCCGATAGCAAATTTTTTCCTTCCGATATTTCCGAGATGTCAGCGGTTGGCGAGAGAACCGGAAATCTAGCATCGGTTTTTATCAGTCTTGGCGATTTCTATAGCGAACAGTTTTCCGACCAAATAAAAAGAATTTCTTCGGTGATAGAGCCGGGACTACTTGTTGTCGCCGGTCTTTTGGTCGGTTTTGTTGCTGTCTCAATAATTTCACCTGTCTATGAAATCACAAAAAGTTTCCACCAAAGGTAA